A DNA window from Bos mutus isolate GX-2022 chromosome 11, NWIPB_WYAK_1.1, whole genome shotgun sequence contains the following coding sequences:
- the PAX8 gene encoding paired box protein Pax-8 isoform X8 translates to MPHNSIRSGHGGLNQLGGAFVNGRPLPEVVRQRIVDLAHQGVRPCDISRQLRVSHGCVSKILGSRYYETGSIRPGVIGGSKPKVATPKVVEKIGDYKRQNPTMFAWEIRDRLLAEGVCDNDTVPSVSSINRIIRTKVQQPFNLPMDSCVATKSLSPGHTLIPSSAVTPPESPQSDSLGSTYSINGLLGIAQPGSDSKRKMDDSDQDSCRLSIDSQSSSSGPRKHLRTDTFSQHHLESLECPFDRQHYPEAYASPSHTKGEQGLYPLPLLNSALDDGKATLTPSNTPLGRNLSTHQTYPVVAAPPFWICSKSAPGSQPVPRSRPSMPFPMLPPCTGSSRARPSSQEANTLATPTATPPTPPTARPGASPTPAY, encoded by the exons GCCACGGAGGGCTGAACCAGCTGGGAGGGGCCTTTGTGAATGGCAGACCCCTGCCTGAAGTGGTGCGTCAGCGCATCGTGGACCTAGCCCACCAGGGCGTGAGGCCTTGCGACATCTCCCGCCAGCTCCGTGTCAGCCATGGCTGTGTCAGCAAGATCCTTGGCAG TAGGTACTACGAGACTGGCAGCATCCGGCCTGGAGTGATAGGGGGCTCAAAGCCTAAGGTGGCCACCCCCAAGGTGGTGGAGAAGATCGGGGACTACAAGCGGCAGAACCCAACCATGTTCGCCTGGGAGATCCGGGACCGGCTCCTGGCTGAGGGTGTGTGTGACAACGACACTGTGCCCAGTGTCAGCTCCATCAACAG AATCATCCGGACTAAAGTGCAGCAGCCATTCAACCTTCCCATGGACAGCTGTGTGGCCACCAAGTCCCTGAGCCCAGGACACACGCTGA TCCCCAGCTCAGCTGTGACGCCCCCAGAATCTCCACAGTCGGACTCTCTGGGTTCTACTTATTCCATCAATGGGCTCCTGGGGATCGCCCAGCCTGGCAGCGACAGCAAGAGGAAGATGGATGACA GTGACCAGGACAGCTGCCGGCTGAGCATTGActcccagagcagcagcagcgggcCCCGCAAACACCTCCGCACGGACACCTTCAGCCAGCACCACCTCGAGTCGCTTGAATGCCCCTTTGATCGGCAGCACTACCCGGAGGCCTACGCCTCCCCCAGCCACACCAAAGGCGAGCAG GGTCTTTACCCGCTGCCCTTGCTCAACAGCGCCCTGGACGACGGGAAGGCCACCCTGACCCCCTCCAATACACCCTTGGGGCGCAACCTCTCGACTCATCAGACCTACCCCGTGGTGGCAG CTCCGCCTTTTTGGATCTGCAGCAAGTCGGCTCCGGGGTCCCAGCCGGTGCCTCGGTCCCGCCCTTCAATGCCTTTCCCCATGCTGCCTCCGTGTACGGGCAGTTCACGGGCCAGGCCCTCCTCTCAG